AGAAGACATCGAGGATACCCCTTCAGTTTGGTCGGCGGACAAGAGAGCTCAGCTGTTGGCTGCAAGCGGCTCAGTCATGCCCACGATGATCCGACGCGGTGGTGTAAACGACTCCCGGCCGTGGGCCACGAGCATGTTGTCGAGCATCAGAATGTCGCCCTCACGCCACGGGACTACGACCTTCTCCGCAAGGTAGGCGGCACGCAGTTCTTCCACGATCTCGGGCTCGATGTCCTCGCCGTCGCCGTAGTAGGTGTTGTTGGGAAGCCGGTCCTTTCCCATGGAGAGCATGGCTTTCCTGGTGCCGGGGTCAAACATCTGAATGTTGAAGAAAACCAGGTGGTTGAACCATGTCGCGTCACCCGTGACCGGGTGATGCGTACTGACCGTGCGAATTTGACGGGTGGTCAGTTTATCCTTCTCGTCCCAGCTGAAGCTGATGGCGTTGCTCCGGCAGTATTCTTCGACCTCGCTCCGTTCCTCGGTCTGGAAAGCCTCGCGCCAACTGAGCCCGAGTGGGCCTCCGAAGTGGCGTACGTAAGAATACTTTCGTTCCTGCAGTTTGCGGCGCGTTTCTTCGGAAATGCGCTGGAACACCTTACGGGAGTCGGCAATCGGTGTACCGCCCCCCGAGCCGGGCTCCGTGACGCAATGGAAGAAGATGAGCTGAGGCCAGGTTATGTTGTAGGACTGCTCGTTGTGCAGGAAGATCTCCTGCCCTGCCGGATAGTCGGTCGACGTATAGACCTTGTCACCCACCTCATGGCGCGGGGAGGTCCGCTCCATGTACTCGAGAGGGTCGCCGGACAGGGCGGTCATGAGGGTGCGAAACGTCTCAGGAGTGGAATTGGCAAAACCGCGGAACAGGATTCCGCCGTACCGGAGCAAGCGTTGCCGGATCTCCGATTTGTACTCAGTGGCCAGCTCGATCAATTGGACGTCGGCGGAGCGGGGTTCGAGAACGAGGGGCAGCTCGTGTCCGGGAGCCGCCCATTTTTCCTCCACGTGCGGCAAGTCGGGTAGTTCCGGTGCGACTTGTGCCGGTACCGGATCGGTCAGATGGATCTCTCTGGGGCTGTGGTGTCCCTGAAGTTCCGACATCCAGAATTCTCCTTCTCCCTCAGGGAACTCAGATAATTTCGCTTTCCAGCAGCTCCGAGTGGAGCAGCCTCGCCCACTGCTGGTGAGCCTCGGAGAGAGGGTGCTGTGCGGATGCGCGAGGGGCGCCCGAACGCACCAGCCACTCCTCGAAAGTGTGCCCGTCCTTGTAGGCCATCTCGTTCTTGCCGGCGGAGTGGACGGAGCGGTGTGCACCCGGCTTGACGAAGTTGATCAAATGCTGCGTTATCAGAGAGAACCGGTTTACGGGTTCAGCGTTCGTCGCAAGGGCGTCGTGGAAGTGGAATCTCACTCCGAGTGACGACAGGAAGAACTGCATGTTGAGCACTTGCTGGACGTAGGTGACGGTGGCCTGTTCCTCGGTGAACAGATAACGGTAATAGAACCGATTCACCTTCAAGCCTGAGCGATCTGCACCATGTTTTTTCGTGGACAGGTTGGTCTTCATCAGGCTCCACCCGTCATCGAATGGCGCGTCGGACCTGACATCGACCCCGGGCATGCTCGTAAAGCGCTCGGTTCTGACCAGGTCCGTGAAACCGATGCAGACGAGGAGTTCTTCGGCCGAGCCGCCGGCCGCGAGGTAGCTGCAGACGTAGTCGTATGTCATGCGTACCGCGCGCGCGTTGGAGCCACCGCTGCGTCCCGCGTTGATGACCGTCTCGACATCCAGGAGCCTGCCCAGATGGCTGGGCCACGCCTTCTTGTTCCGATAGGCGCGCACCTGGGTCTGGGTGAGAATGTCCTTGCTCTGTCCGGCCAGGCGAAGCTCTGGGTCTTCCTCTTCGAGTTCCTTGCCCTCGGTGAAACTGCACCCGTTGGCGTAGAGCGTACGGATCACGCCACTCACCCCTCAGTCGTCGGCTGCTGCGGGCCGCGCAGGCTCTGGGGCCGCATGTCGGTCCAGGTGCGCTCGATGTAGTTGAGGCATTCGGCCTTCTGTGCGCGAATGTCCAGGGCTCGCCAGCCCGTCGGAATATCCTGGTGGGTCGGCCAAATCGAGTACTGTTCCTCGACGTTGACGACGACAACGTATTCCGTTTCGTCTTTTACGGAGTTCTCCATGTCTCATTCTCCTTGGGGGGCGTCCTTGTGGAGCCGTGATACGAGGTCGGTGAGCGCGGAGATCGTGCGGGCGTCCAATATGTCCCTGAGGCGGATCTCCACATCAAATGATTCGTTGATCCGTGCGGCGATGCGCATGCCGGAGAGCGAGTTTCCGCCGAGGGTGATGAAATCATCTTGCGGGTCGCAGCTCTCGACACCCAGGACCTCGCACCAGATGGCCTGAACGCTTTCGAAAGCACCGGTTGGCCGGAGCGAGGCCGGGGAATCAGTGGTGGACCGGCTGCTCGTCAGAGAATTGACGTCGATCTTGCCATTTGGCAGCAGCGGCAGGCTGTCGAGTACTTCCAGTGTCCTCGGCACCATGAATTCCGGAAGACGCTCCTCGAGGAATGCCGTGACATCCTCGGTGTCGTCCCGGTCGTCGACGAACTCCAGACAGGCCACCAGCCCGGTGAGACCCGAAGGCTCGGTGCGGGCCAGGACACAGGCCTTCCTGATACGTGGATGGAGGGCCAACACGCCTTCCACCTCACCGGGATTGACGCGGAAGCCTCTGATCTTGACCTGCCGGTCCACGCGGCCGACGAAGTGCAGCAGACCGGACTCGTCCTGCCTGACCAGGTCACCGGACCGGTAGAGACGCCCCTGCCCGTCGGAGTCGGGTACGAAGGATTTCGCTGTCGCCACGGGGTCGCCCCAGTAGCCCCGTGCCACGCCCGGACCGCCGATGCACAACTCCCCGGCCTCGCCCACCGGCACACTCCGCATCCGGTCGTCGAGCACGGCTACGGTGACGCTCGGGCAGGGGGTCCCGAGCGGGATTCCCTGGAACCGCTCCACGGGGAGCTTCCGGTCGTCGAGGTAGACAGTGGAGGTCACGCACGTCTCGGTCAGCCCGTAGCAGTTCCACAGATCGACGTCCTCGGGAACGCACTCGCGCCAGGTGGCCAGATCGGCCAGGGACGCGGTTTCGCCGCCGATGAGCACGCTGCGGACACACGACGGGAGCCGCACCGTTCCGCGGCTCAGTTCAAGGCAGATCTCATGCCAGTACGAGGTCGGCAGATACAGATGGGAGACCGACTGGTCCTCCAACTGCCGCAGGAAATGGGGAACGCCGTAGTCGGCCTCGTCGGTGCGCATCACCAGGGACGCGCCCTTGCTCAAGGGGAGGATGACCTCCTCGATGCTGGAGTCCCAGCCGAAGGCGCCGAAGTGCAGCGCCCGGTCCGCGGCCCCGAGCGTGTACGGCTCCACGACGTTGGTCACGAGGTTGTGCAGCGCACGATGATCGATCATCACGCCTTTGGAAGGACCGCTCGACCCGCTGGTGTGGACCAGGCAGGCGAGTTGGGACCCGTGCGGATCGGGGGGAGGTGCCACAGTGGCGGATTCACCCGCACCGGTGGCCTGCTCGATCTGGAGCAGGGGGCTCTCGCTCCAGACGCCCTTCAGCTGCTCCAGGTTGTCGCGGTCGGTGAGGAGCGCGGCCGGCTCGACGCTCTCGAAGATGTCCCGCAGGCGCTCGGGGGGAGTGCCCGCTGCCAGCGGTACGTAGACGCAGTTGGCCTGCCAGACCGCGAGCATCGCTACGACGGCCCATTCACTGCGTCCGGTGATCACGACCACAGGTCGTTCCACGCCCGGCTCGATGCAGGACGTCAGGGTCGCGGCCACGCCGCTGACCCGGTCGTGCAGCTCGCCGTATGTCAGCCACCGGCCGTCGGAGGAAACCGCCTTCGCGTCGGGCTGTGTGACTGCGTGTGCGGCTATGGTCAGGTCGACCCGCTCCAGCACGGATGTTCTCCCCGTAAGTGAAATAGCGATGAAGGGCCTGATCATTCAGGCGCGGTGGGTGCGAAGCACGCGGTCGGCACCCTGCTCAGCTGGAAGGGTCGTTGCCCTCGGAGAAGTTCCCCGTCCGGAGCGCGTCGTAGAGCCGCTTGCCGGTGGACGGCGGGGAGAAGAAGAACCGGGTCTCCTCGCGGCGGCCCCGCAGACCGTGCTCGACGAAGTCCCTGGCGGTGCGCTGCCAGTACGACGGCCCGAGCCGGCCCAGTAGCGCCAGGTACTCGGTGAAGCTCTGAGCCGCGCCGAACCAGTGGTTGACCGACACCGACGGCGTGTGCGAGCGGATGTCGTGCCAGCAGCCGCGAGGGATGAAGACGATGTCGCCGGGGCCGACCGTGGTGCTGTAGAACGTGACGTTCCGCAGCAGGGGATGGCGGGCCACATCCGGACGCGCCACGTCGATCTGGCTGTTGACCAGGTTGTCGGGGAAGGGGTAAGCGGCGCGGCTGTCCCGCCAGGGCAGGAGCGTCACCGTCTTGGTACCCCAGATCTGACAGAACAGATTGTCCTTGAGATCGGAATGCAGCATGGATCGGGTGCCCGAGGAGCCGATCCATACCCGTGTGTCAGTGGATTGCGGTTCGGTGGTGCCCAGCAGGGAAGTGAAGTCGCAGTCCGAGGGATCCACGAGTTCCGCGGCCCGCTGGTAGGCCAGGTAGCAGGGCCCGTCCCGGTCCTCGTCCAGCATGGCGTCGATGAACTCGGCGAAGCGCAAGGTGCGTTCGTAGAGTTTCTGATCCTTCGGATAGAGCACACCGTCGGTGGGCAGGCCCATCAACGCGGTGACCTCGTGCTGTCCATGGGTTTCGCGCAGGCGCTCGGGAGACCACGCTTCACGGGCGGGCCAACTCTCGGTCAAACCACTGAAGATGAGAGGGGTTTCCCGTTGTGTGACGGCTCGCCGCAGTCCGGCAGGCGTCTCGTCGGCGGCGCGGGGAATCGGCCGCACATCGATGCCGGCCTGCTGGAGTGCCTCTCTCGGGTCGGCGTCCGAGGTGCCGCGTTGACGGGGGCCCGCGTTACCGGAAATTGTGGTCACCTTGTCCTCCTGGCGCTGAACGGAGAATCAGCGCTCCGACGTCGCGAGGGTCAACTCAGGCGACTGTCTTTGGAGTTGCACGCCACCAACGCTGCAAGGGTGGACAGTGACAGGACTGCGAACAGCCCGCAATCGCGGGGGCCGGTTCCTGTTGCGGGGTCGGTTCCTGGGAATCCGTGGACCGACGGGTGCGTGGTGACGCACTGCATCGAAGCCCCCCAGCCGACACTTTCCGCACAAACTCCACGTGTACGTCAATTCTTCGAACATCAAACAGGTGTGGTCAGCCCGCCGCAACCGAAGTTTCGAGTGGTGTGCATCACAAGATGCTGCTGGAATAAGCCAGTTGAAGGCGGGATGCTCTTCGTACCGCCGGTGCGATCCATCGCTCCGGGGCGGGGGCGGCAAACACGGGGAACGCGGCCGGACGTAGCGGAGTCATCCGTTCGGGTCGCGTACGGCCACTTCCGGTCTCCACCTCTACCTTCGCTCCTCGACCCGCCCCCGCCCCCACTCCGCCAACGGCCCCAACGCCTCGTTGAGGCGCACCCCATCGGCAGTGAGCGCGTACTCGACGCGGGGCGGAACCTCGTCGTAGGAAGCCCGGTGAACGATGCCGTCCGATTCCATTTCGCGGAGGTGGGAGGTCAGGACCTTCTCGGTGATGCCGGGGAGGAGGCGGCGGAGTTCGCCGAAGCGGCGGTGGGGGTGTTGGTGGAGGGCCCAGAGGATCAGGACCTTCCACTTGCCGCCGATGATCTCCATCGCGGTGTCGATTCCGCAGATGTGTTCGTCGCGCCCGTCCGGTCCCGTCGGCCGATTCAGCGTCGCCATGGCTCGCCCACTCCTCTGACCTGTTCGCTCACCTCGGGGTAACCACCCACTCCAAAGTGGGTACTTGATCACCTCCGGGCCTGTGACCAGCCTAGACGGCATGACACGGACACCTGTTGCGAACACATTCGATGACACCACCACGACCACGACCTCTGCCGACAAGGACTCCCTCGCCCTCCTCGGTCTCGGCGCCATGGGCTCCGCCCTCGCCCGGACCTGGCTCCGGGCCGGACACCCCCTCACCGTCTGGAACCGCACGCCCGCCCGTTCCGCCCCCTTCGCCGCCGAGGGTGCGAACGTCGCGGACAGCGCTGCCGACGCTGTCGCCGCGAACCGGCTGATCGTCGTCTGCCTGCTGGACGACGCCTCGCTCGACGTGACGTTGGAAGGCGTCGACCTTCGCGGCAAGGACCTCGTCAACCTCACCACCGGCACGCCGGCTCAGGCGCGCGCCCGTGCCGAGTGGACCGAGGCGCGCGGGGCCCGGTATCTGGACGGCGGGATCATGGCCGTTCCGCCGATGGTCGGGGTGCCGGAGGCGGGCGGGTATGTCTTCTACAGCGGTGCGCGTGAGGTGTTCGAGGAGTACGGGGACACCCTGGGGGCACCCCTTGGCACGAAGTACGTGGGCGCGGACGCGGGCTTCGCGGCGCTGCACGACGTGGCGCTGCTCAGCGCCATGTACGGGATGTTCGCCGGGGCCACGCACGCGTTCG
This is a stretch of genomic DNA from Streptomyces sp. NA04227. It encodes these proteins:
- a CDS encoding NAD(P)-dependent oxidoreductase, which gives rise to MTRTPVANTFDDTTTTTTSADKDSLALLGLGAMGSALARTWLRAGHPLTVWNRTPARSAPFAAEGANVADSAADAVAANRLIVVCLLDDASLDVTLEGVDLRGKDLVNLTTGTPAQARARAEWTEARGARYLDGGIMAVPPMVGVPEAGGYVFYSGAREVFEEYGDTLGAPLGTKYVGADAGFAALHDVALLSAMYGMFAGATHAFALIRGEDIDPVAFAPLLGDWLVAMAPAVHQTAEQLSSGDYEKDVVSRLAMQVAGVPTFERTAEQQGVSTELLAPYFELMRRRLAMGSGDEDLTGVVDLLRGRG
- a CDS encoding cupin-like domain-containing protein — its product is MTTISGNAGPRQRGTSDADPREALQQAGIDVRPIPRAADETPAGLRRAVTQRETPLIFSGLTESWPAREAWSPERLRETHGQHEVTALMGLPTDGVLYPKDQKLYERTLRFAEFIDAMLDEDRDGPCYLAYQRAAELVDPSDCDFTSLLGTTEPQSTDTRVWIGSSGTRSMLHSDLKDNLFCQIWGTKTVTLLPWRDSRAAYPFPDNLVNSQIDVARPDVARHPLLRNVTFYSTTVGPGDIVFIPRGCWHDIRSHTPSVSVNHWFGAAQSFTEYLALLGRLGPSYWQRTARDFVEHGLRGRREETRFFFSPPSTGKRLYDALRTGNFSEGNDPSS
- a CDS encoding TauD/TfdA family dioxygenase, yielding MSELQGHHSPREIHLTDPVPAQVAPELPDLPHVEEKWAAPGHELPLVLEPRSADVQLIELATEYKSEIRQRLLRYGGILFRGFANSTPETFRTLMTALSGDPLEYMERTSPRHEVGDKVYTSTDYPAGQEIFLHNEQSYNITWPQLIFFHCVTEPGSGGGTPIADSRKVFQRISEETRRKLQERKYSYVRHFGGPLGLSWREAFQTEERSEVEEYCRSNAISFSWDEKDKLTTRQIRTVSTHHPVTGDATWFNHLVFFNIQMFDPGTRKAMLSMGKDRLPNNTYYGDGEDIEPEIVEELRAAYLAEKVVVPWREGDILMLDNMLVAHGRESFTPPRRIIVGMTEPLAANS
- a CDS encoding non-ribosomal peptide synthetase, which produces MLERVDLTIAAHAVTQPDAKAVSSDGRWLTYGELHDRVSGVAATLTSCIEPGVERPVVVITGRSEWAVVAMLAVWQANCVYVPLAAGTPPERLRDIFESVEPAALLTDRDNLEQLKGVWSESPLLQIEQATGAGESATVAPPPDPHGSQLACLVHTSGSSGPSKGVMIDHRALHNLVTNVVEPYTLGAADRALHFGAFGWDSSIEEVILPLSKGASLVMRTDEADYGVPHFLRQLEDQSVSHLYLPTSYWHEICLELSRGTVRLPSCVRSVLIGGETASLADLATWRECVPEDVDLWNCYGLTETCVTSTVYLDDRKLPVERFQGIPLGTPCPSVTVAVLDDRMRSVPVGEAGELCIGGPGVARGYWGDPVATAKSFVPDSDGQGRLYRSGDLVRQDESGLLHFVGRVDRQVKIRGFRVNPGEVEGVLALHPRIRKACVLARTEPSGLTGLVACLEFVDDRDDTEDVTAFLEERLPEFMVPRTLEVLDSLPLLPNGKIDVNSLTSSRSTTDSPASLRPTGAFESVQAIWCEVLGVESCDPQDDFITLGGNSLSGMRIAARINESFDVEIRLRDILDARTISALTDLVSRLHKDAPQGE
- a CDS encoding helix-turn-helix domain-containing protein, translated to MATLNRPTGPDGRDEHICGIDTAMEIIGGKWKVLILWALHQHPHRRFGELRRLLPGITEKVLTSHLREMESDGIVHRASYDEVPPRVEYALTADGVRLNEALGPLAEWGRGRVEERR
- a CDS encoding MbtH family NRPS accessory protein; this encodes MENSVKDETEYVVVVNVEEQYSIWPTHQDIPTGWRALDIRAQKAECLNYIERTWTDMRPQSLRGPQQPTTEG
- a CDS encoding DUF6071 family protein, giving the protein MIRTLYANGCSFTEGKELEEEDPELRLAGQSKDILTQTQVRAYRNKKAWPSHLGRLLDVETVINAGRSGGSNARAVRMTYDYVCSYLAAGGSAEELLVCIGFTDLVRTERFTSMPGVDVRSDAPFDDGWSLMKTNLSTKKHGADRSGLKVNRFYYRYLFTEEQATVTYVQQVLNMQFFLSSLGVRFHFHDALATNAEPVNRFSLITQHLINFVKPGAHRSVHSAGKNEMAYKDGHTFEEWLVRSGAPRASAQHPLSEAHQQWARLLHSELLESEII